Within Catharus ustulatus isolate bCatUst1 chromosome 5, bCatUst1.pri.v2, whole genome shotgun sequence, the genomic segment TCCTGTGTCCCAGTGAACTGAGTGGTAGCAGGTTTCGTTTGCTGTGTGAGGGGGATCTGCTGGGGCTCTGATTCTTGCAGTCATTTGTTGCAGAGCAGGCTTAGGTGCTTACTGGCACAAATGGCTGTAGGAACATGTGGGTGCTGCCGTTCCCACTGCTCCGTTCAGGACCTTGCCTAACTGCAGTGACAAACCACTTGCACAGAGAGGAagtataataaataaattgtcCGTACAGTACAGAACCCAACAGCAGAGCAAAcgtgaggatttttggggtgggttcATACTTCATCACTGCTTACTCGCTCGGCTTTTCGGGGCGGTAGCGAGTTGCAGCGCTGGTGGTTATCCCGGAGCGCCACTGAGGGGCAGGGAGCGGGAGCGCAGCCCTTGGAGCTCCGCGTGCCGTGGAGGAAAGAATCCCAGTTCATGCTTGGATTTTCTTACGTTCTTTGCACTCGAAGGTGTTTTGGGTGTGCAGGCTTTTGGTGCTTTTTAGAATACGTATATACATGTTGTATGTGAGTAAATGGAAAGgttgtatttttgtttctagTCAATACCAGaaggttttaaaatgtgatgCTGTTGAGGTCAATTGTCTTTTGTAATCACTGACTTGCTTGGCTAGAAGTAATATTGAATGTTTTCATCTAGCTTTAATCTTCCCTTGCTGTAAAAGACCAGAAGGCAGCACTGATTTCCATCCCACTTTGTTACCAACAAGATCTTCAAAAGTCATGTTATGACTACGTTTTCTAGCTCAGGCAACTAAAAACGTATGAAAGAAATGTTAGCAAAATCTAAGAGGATTTTCTTATGTTTTAattgtttaaaacatttttgttttattagaaTACTTCAAGTTCCAGCAGCCTATTCACCTATTGATCCGGATGCACCACCAACCATATCCACGTACTTCATGAAGAAAAGCAATCTTCAATATATTCTTGTTGAGAATGACAAAGTAAATGTAAGTGTTCAAGCCTCTATAGGAGGCAATTTTAACATGTGTAGATATGCAGATTGAATTCTGTTTTAATAGGCTTGGATGgagtgcttttgttttttcatggcTAAAGATTGTCTTTCCTATTTAGAAAAGAATGTCTCTAAAATCGGAAGTACAAAATGCTTCTCTCTTCTGcaaaataattgctttctttCCTGTTACATTGTTGCTTAGGCAACCTTGTTGGGCGCTGATATTGGAAGACTTTACCAGACTTGTTTCTTTATATGTTAATGCTAAGAGTTGGAAATCTGCAGTAGTTGAAAAAGCTCCTGCATTTAATACTTGGATTTGTCTTTGTCTAACTCATCCCAAATCTTGTACCCTCACTCATTGCAAAGTGAGTAGACGAGTAACAATTCAGATTCCTTGGTCCTCTGCAACATTCTTTTGtaaattttccctttctctttttcatttgctCAGATAACTCTTTATTTCGCATTTATAAAGTCTGTGTTGATTCATGTTTAATTTCTAGAAATACATGAGCTTATAACTGTCTGATGTGTGCCACCCAAAAGTAAAGGTATGAAAAATCACGGCTTGTTTGTATGAAATactgttttctatttcattGCATGCAGTAGAACAACAACAGTGCTTCCTGAGTTCCACTGTCTGAATTGTTCATTTTGTCTTGCAGAAATTCCAGATGTCCCATGCTGGTTGTTTTTCCCACAATTCCTCCGCCATAGAACATATTGGTTTAACTCTTTTCCAAATGAACTCAAGCAACATCGATTTCAGTTCAGAAGTAGACAATATGAAAAGTAAATGTGAACCTTCCAAAGGTGTGGTTAACTCACAACCAGGATATACCGTTTGTCCAGATCAAACCGAAATAAAATCATCAGAAGCAGGATACATGGACGCTGGCCAGAAAGGCACTTTAGCATATGTCTTGCATACATCAGGAACTACAGGAATCCCCAAAATAGTCAGAGTGCCTCATAAATGTATAGTGCCTAATATTCAGCATCTTAAGTAAGTGTggttttcaattttcttttcaaatgcttttagAGATTAGAtgcttttatgattttttttaatacttcagAGGAATGTACATAGGGACACCACTCATACTTCAGAGGAATGTACATAGGGACACCACTCCACTTCTTCCTCCTTATCCacctttgtggttttttgcttttatttccaagtAGAATCATATCATATTTTGTTTCTCTATCAGTATTAAATGCTGCTTTGCCTTCATTTGTGAGGGCTGTGTTTCAAATAGTACACTGTTGCTCTATGTTTTGTACTGTCATCTGGCCTGTGACTTGAAAGAAATAGACAATAAAATTAATCATTTGTTCACAGTTATATTTGCTGTATTCTGTAGTTCTTAAGTCATAATTCCTTTTTAGGCTACTCaggtttctttctgtttaatttcaTATTGAAATAGATCTGTTATggaaaatacaacttttttttcttatattttcctttcttcttctttactttttctttctttatatttttccttttttaatgagCGTCTGTTAGTTGAAATATGTCTTCAATGAACTCTATTGATGTGTAATATGGTGGGTATCTTCAGAAAACACATCATTAGTGAAATCAACAGTTACAGTCCGGGAGCTCTTGCTCAAATTACCTGTCTGCATATTCAGAGCCCTTAAGATCTGAGCTGtgcatttctttcattctttaaGTTTGGAAGGGGTTTTTTGGAAGGGGTTTTTGACTGTGTGCATCAGGTTTGTAATTCCTAGCTTTCTTATTTTAGATCCATATTTGAGATCACACAGGATGATGTGCTATTCCTGGCTTCTCCTCTCACATTTGACCCATCTGTGGTTGAATTGTTCATAGCTCTGACAAGTGGAGCCTCTATTCTTGTTGTACCAAACACCATTAAAATGATGCCTGTggagctctctgctgctctgtttcaCCGCCACCATGTGACAGTGTTGCAGGTAGGCGAAATCTAAGTGTCTCCATGTCTTCTTCTCACTTTTGCGAATGTCTACTACTTTTTCATCAGCCTAGAATCTAATATTAATACAACAGGAGTTTCTACTTACATCAAGGACAACTCAATCTGACATCCTAGGAATTTGTAGTGTTATGTAAGGTCTTTAAATGTTCTATATGCAGATTAATCAGATGTCTAGGTTATATTTTTGCTGTAGCATTCTggaatgaaggggaaaaaaggctcaAACAGTAACAGGAAGAGAATACTGTGTCGCTTTCTGTTTCCAAGTAATTAACATTAGAGCTAATGTGCATAACCTTGAGATAATAGCTGAGACAAAAGGGAACCCATAACACAGCTGAGTAAAGCAGAAGCTTTGCAGAAGAGCATGGGTTGATGCTTGTAGTACTTATTAAAGGCCTTATAAGCAACATGATCTCCCAAAACACCGTTGTGATGGTTGATATGTAGACATTTTAAAGTGCATCCATAATACAGCTATGCAGCAGATAGGATAGAGACGGAAGAGAGGTACATGGACACTGACAAAATGTAACAggtctttctctttttttttttttttttaatatgtatccTTCAGGCAACGCCAACACTTTTCAGGCAGTTTGGAGCTCACATCATTAAATCAAGAGTGTTGTCTGCAAATACTTCACTTCGTGTCTTAGCCCTTGGTGGTGAAGCATTTCCTGTACTGAGTCTCCTGAAAAGTTGGAAGCACAAGGAGaacaaaacaagtatttttaatcTCTATGGTATTACTGAAGTGTCAAGCTGGGCCACTTGCTACAAGATTCCTGAGGAGGTTTTTAGTGCTGATTTTAGGTAGGAAAATTCACAATTCTTAATGGCTTGGCATATGAATAATGAAAATCACCAGAAATAGAACCTCAGTCTCCTGTTACCAGGGCTACTGAGTCCTCATGAGTGTTTATACTGGTAGAAGTTACTGTTTGGGTTTTATGTAGAAACAGACTAATCCATTATTTCATGAGTCAGTACAGCCCCCCTTCTCTATTTTAGTAGTGTAGATGACAGAAATTTGTCCAAAGTGTCTCACCCAAGTTTCACAGTGATTTTACTTAAACTTCAAGAAGTactttctttttatctctctgtCATATTTCACTCAGTTTCTGACTTGCTTGGttgtttggcattttttcttcatattattTTATAGAGTCACAAAAGGTACTTCCCATTATCTTACtgtctcattttctctctgaaatgtgTGATTATTCCATGGCATAATAATTATACATGCAGTTTGAGTTAAATGTGTCCTACAAAATGGATTGTTTGCACAAATGATGTGGTATATTAACCTGGTGCTTAAACCCTTGAAGACTAAAAATGGTGGATTATCATGAAATGTTAATAAATTCTCATGTAAAACTAATTTTCTCTGAGTTGCAACATAAAATGTAATACTGTAAAATAGAAATTGTATTGGAATCCATGCCAAagttttttaaagttgtttaaGTTTTGCTTTACtggagaaaatatattattctaTGCTCCCACTTAGAAATAGTTTCTATATTCAATAAATGAGGTCCTACAACTGCTTGAGGAGGCTGGagaatgaaggggaaaaaagagttgGTCAGTAGTTCAAGAGAAGTTTATAATAGGTGCATGACATTGAAATGACAGTTTCTTGtatttcagtcttttctgaACTGAacatttttgaatatttttctgaacttttctTAATGTACTTATTAAAATAGAGTAAAAGCTCAAATTAGGCAGGGAAAAATGAGTTAGAAAGCAGTTTCACATACTTTAATTGGTTGACTTGATGGATGTTTCAATCTGGGAGACTTAAAAGTTGACTGAAGTGCTTGGGGTTCTCTCAGAGTATTTCAGAGTCTATTTAGGCCTTATTTTCTATAATTCTGTTGGGTTTTCTGGGTATATATTAGTGACAACCATGCACACTgatgagatttttaatttttaataaatagatatgtttttaaagaagaagCATTTGCAGAAAGAAGTCCCAAGCATCTGCCTTTGCTCGAATGCCAATCCTTTAAAAAACTACTTGTTACTTGGTTTCTGGGACAGTTGTTTTGTGTTCAGAAGACAAAAACTTCTCTCTAATATATTTAGAACAGATTTTCCTATACCATTGGGATCACCACTCCTTGGAACAAAACTTGAGGTCAGAGATGCCAATGGATCTGCAGTTCTTGAAGGCGAGGGACAAATATTTATAGGTTATTTTATGTTTCTAATTCTTCTAGAATACTGTTCTTAATTGATTGAGTTTTAATAATATATTCATTCTTCTACTTGGTATTTGCCTATGATACACAGATTAATTAGCATTTTAAGTTCTGATTGGGCTGGGAATCTTTTGATAGAATTTTAGGTTGTTGGAATGATGAACAGGAAATTACCATCATTTTATCTGCAGACTCTGCATTCAttatatgtatttctttttcctttcttgcatTTTGACATTCTCAGCTGAAGTCATTTCTGTGTATCAGCTGAATTAACTGCATAACCAAAATGGTACATTGCAGAAGTTTAGATGTTGATaataatatttcaatatttcttaaaatgcatAGCAAAGTTTAAGAGAATTTGATAAAACACTctttataattttcatttgcagttAGCTATTTAATATGTATGACCACAGTCTTTTTTTGGTGTAGGTGGTGAAGAACGAATCTGCTTTCTTGATGATGAAATAACTGTGCCACTGGGTACAATGAGAGAAACAGGGGATTTTGTAAGAGTGAAGAATGCAAAGCTGTTCTTCTTGGGTCGGAAAGACAGTCAGATTAAGCGTCACGGCAAACGTTTTAGTATTGAATATGTGCAGCAGGTAAGTGCTCACATCCACAGAGTGGAGGATGCCACTATAAAAAGGCAGATATAAGGAACACATTGTTATCATCAGAAATGGTATTTGCTTGGTTTCAGATGACTTTTAGGAGTCTAAAGGAATTTGGAGGGTGTATTGTAAAAAATCTGATCACATAATTTAGGGACCAGTTTGTTCTGATTTATTTGGAATCTGTTTTATTGTATGGTTTCTTCCAGGAGAATTGAGAACTGTATAAACATCTGAAAAGTACTGGGTATAGCGATTGTTCTACAAGATTGGGTGTCAGACTCCTGAATTATATCTCATTCATGGTGTTTTGGCAAATAATACATATATCTCTGAGTTTGTTTTTATGTGAAATGCAAGCTTCAGCtgccaaagaaaatatttcataggATGTTATGTAGGAGTGTGAGAAAAATACCGTTTTTTAAGATGTGCActttcttcattgttttttgcttcttttactCTATTGATGAACTGCATTTCAAAGCAAGACtaatgttttttaattacaggTTGCTGAAGATCTTTGCCAGGTAGAAGCTTGTGCAGTCACCTGGTATCAACAGGAGAAACTTATCCTGTTCGTTTTACCCAAAGATGATTTTGAAGAGAGAGAAACACTTAAGGAACTCCAGAAGCATCTACCAGCTTATGCAGTCCCTGATGAGATTGTAGTAATTAAAGCTTTGCCTTTAACATCACATGGTAAATCAAGCCATTTAGAACCCTTGCCACTTGTCTTAATGGtatccattttaaaattatttttttaattgaccaAAATCCAGTATCTAATTCATGTTTTTATAATATGTACATTAGATAAGTGATGCCTAGTAGGAAATGATCGCCATGTAGTGTTATGTTTTTTTGGATGATGTTTCATTTGAGAGTCAAAGAGTAGTGGTAAAATCAATTTAGTTTTAACACTGCACATTTCTTACCTCAGTTGCTCCTGTTGCAGTCTGCAACAGAACCCTCACTTCTACTGAATTAAAACCAGGCCTTGAAGGTGGGATTATGTGGGAGGGGTAGATTTTCAAAAACCTTACTGGGTTTTATGTAGTTGATCAACTGTGTAAAAAAAGGCAGACATAGTAGAGTATGAATAAGGAAGTACATACAAGAATACAGTGACTATTTGGGCAGAGCAAGTTTTGAAAGTGCTAATattaaaaagcaatgaaaaaaaaatcatcctttaTTTTCTACAAAGGCAAAGTTGATATATCTGAACTGAACAAGATTTACCAGAACCATCTGAACTCCAGAAGGCGTGACAGTAAGCTGAGTGACGCAGAGGAATTGTGGGAAAGATTGCTGTATTTATGGAAGGTAGTATTTTGAGCTGCCTTTTTATCTTTGCAAGTGGATCATTATACATGTGTCAGgaattaaacaatttttaagaAGCATGACTAATGCAACCAGAACATTCTAGCTGCCTGTAGATTTAAGCAGTACAGCTCTTTTCTGTTCAGTTAATACTTAAATATAGTTGCTCTGCAGTGGCCAAGAGGGACTAATTTATATTTCTCTATCAGATAAAACTGCAGGCGAGGACGTGTAAGCAATTAGCATAGAAAGAATGTAATCTGTCAGTAGCTTTTTGAATGCTGCTTCACATGGCAAAAGAAGGTTATCActaaagaaaacaaggaaatggGACATGGAAACTTTGTAAAAAAATAGCTGCTGTGTTAGTAGAGTTTCTTATTTCTCAAGATGATTATACATTGGAGAGTCCTTAGTTTAAATAAATGGCACAATTGCACAACTGTCTTTTGGAATGCCTGTTTGCATTGTTTCTGAAGTTTTGTGCTGAAGACTTGTTTTTCAAGGCATTGAAATATGATGCCAAACAgtattgctttgtttttcaaaggtGGACTTACAAGTTTTACCTGAAAGTGGAATTAGCTGTGGTGTAGGACTTGAAGAAGTAAATGTAGAGTATTTATTTGTCTGTGCTGGTCCTTTTCACATTGATGTTTATGAAGTGATAAGCCAAGGGATTGGATGTGTCCTGGACCCTTTATGGACAACAGAAGTTGGCCTCCAAAACCAAAGGGTATGGACTTGACACCCAGACTTAACAAGGGAGTGCAATGAGAGGCGACACAGTTATTGCTGTTTATTGTAGTTACAATGCCAAATGCAAAATCTTTCATGAATTGAAGGGCTTATAACTTCAAAAGTAGGTAGGCAAGTAGGTTACTTAaataattcagaagaaaaaagaacagtttATGTAAGCTTTAttagtaaaataaaacactgaactGATTTTACCAAAAGGCATGTTTTATCTGCAAAGTTGTCATTGACAAATGGTATTGAAAATGGCCAATCAGTATGTAGTTAAATTCCCTTTAATTCCTTGGACTGCAGAATTGGAATTGAGCAAGACATTTTGTAGTACAGGATTAGTATCTCCCTATTTCCTCATTCCTCCCCAGTTCTTGTTCTATCAGTCCCTCTGTTGGCACTAACATTTTTCAATGATTTTTTGCAGAGCAGTGAATTTTCTCAGTTGTTGATTTTTAGCACAATTTCTAGGTGTTCAGGTGGATTCTACCCCACCTGAGGTTTTATGTGTGTGACGTGATACAACACTTATGGACTGGtacctctctccttcctttcttctctaGTCTGTCCTCGGTCTTCCGTGTGATTACACTGGAATTTctaaaaatgcagtatttctaTACAGTGGTGGAGACTCCCTAAAGGCACTACGATTTTATGAAGAAATTGAGATGTTAGTAGGCAAAGCTCTGCCTGGACTCCTTGAAGTTATTCTCAGCCACTCAATTGAAGAGGTTTACAGACATATTCTTAAAGTGCTGTTTCCAGATGAAGAGCAATTAATGAATCCTGACAatgctgtgaaaagaaaattgagagGGAACAGTGGAGAGGAATTCcttggaaaatatattaaactgACATCTGAAAGAGATCTTGAGATTGCTTCAGGATTAATTCCATTTATTGCACTGAACAGaggaaaccattttttttctatgaatttCACGAAATCTTCTATGCAGTCTGAAAATGCAGTACAGATAGGAGTGGAACCACTACAGCAACCATCCTTTCTGCCTTCCAAGACTTCAGATGTAATGAAAAGCCATGAGCAAGGGTCTGAACTGGAGAACAGAATTTTAACACTTGAAAACAAGGCAAATAAAAATGACCATTCCTCTGTTCAGCAAATCCATGCAGAATGTAATAATTCATCAGTGGCAGAGGTGGCATTGTGCGTGAGGTGGAAGtcaaacacaagaaaatgtgTTGATGCATCACCACTGGTTATAATACCAGCTAAAGAAGAAGTATCTGTGTATGTTGGCTCTCACTCCCATGCAATGCAGGCAATTGATCTGGAATTgggagaaataaaatgggagaaGACCCTTGGAGATCGAATTGAATCTTCTGCCTGTGTATCCAAGTGTGGAAATTTCATTGTTGTTGGTACGTATTTTGTTTCGGCCTTCAttctaaattcttttttctgctaCATGCAAGATGAATGACAGAGAATTATATTTCTTATCTTTGGTTGTCCTCCATCCATCAACTTCCATATCTGCCTCAGAACTAATTTATTGTAAAATAGAGACAGAAGGAAGAAGTAATTTAAGTTTCATGATAGCCAGTGATGGAGCTTATCTAACATAAGCATTTGTGGTTTATTGTATCCCTATTTATGAATAAGGAATCAATGGCTAAAGTTTCTTTTTTAGTGGTAGATTAAGGTGTGACATTTAaactgttgttttttggtttttttaaagtatggaAAGGTAATGCAGTCTTAAAATATCTTTGTAGATTGATAGAGTTAGAAACATGTTAGAGTTAGTACATGGTACCTcattatttttcagagtttAATTATCTCATTTGACTCTTCTTTTTGGAAATGTAAAGAATatgtttggatatttttttcgTTTTTTCATATCTGTTGTCAGTGGAGTTGCCATTATTTATCTTAGTGTCATCTTTTTAACTAATACATCTACATCACTAGTTAGCACAGATGTCCAAGTGGTgacatttaaatgcaaatgcaaTGTTGCCatctttttatttgtcttttgatTGCTGTTCACTCTTGATAATAAAATTGAGTATTTCCTTAACATGAAGGAGTTTCTATGATGACAGTTTGGTTTTCATTAGAAAACTTATAAACTTTATTCTTTTAACacctttgttttcagaaacaaaacctagacaaaaaggtaattttaaGAATTTGTATTCTTTTCAACAACTTGCTATGTTTTCTaatattgttatttaaaaatttgataGAAAGGagtgaaataaatacattctaAATGTAACTTAtagaaaaaacacacagaacaaTCATCTTTGACTGTATCAGCAAAACCTTTGAGCTAAAAACATAAGAGCAGattttgaagatattttgaAACTCTACCTTATGAATAATCTTGTTTCTTTCTAGCAGTGATGCGACTAGCAACATAAGTCACACCATAAATGCAaataatcattatttttttcccccatcatATTTTATTCCACATAGGTTGTTATGATGGCTTAGTGTATGTGCTTCaaagcagagatggagaaataCACTGGACTTTTGCCACAGAAGACACTGTGAAAAGCTCTGCAGTTGTAGACCCTTCCAGTGGCCTGGTCTACATTGGATCACATGACCAACATGTGTATGCTTTGGATATTTATGTAAGAACACTGACTAACTTTTACATGTAGGACAATAAATATCCAATTTAGACTCTGTTTATAGTGCACCAGAGGAAGCTTCACTGCTGTCAGTATACTTAGGAGTCCACAACCACACTTCTGAAAGTTAGGCCTGCTGTAAGGGGGGGTTAGGATTATGTGACAATAAACAGTCTCAGTGGTGCTCTCAGTTGTGGTTCTTGTGTTACTAGTCCTGGTTGATACCAAATCTTAAGTTTCTTAGTTACTAAATTCTCCATGGGTGTTTCAGAATAGCATGTCTAGCTAGAAGTAAAACTGTTGTTTTCTGGTGGGGAAAGAATCTGACATTCTAAACAAGAAGATGGAgggagatggaaaataaaaggggCAGATACTGCTTTTTCATTAGCTGAATTTATTATATTTACTGGAAGAGAAAGCCAGTGACACATGTGTTGCTGTTATGGCATGTAGATTGTTTTCACTTCTTAACTAGTATTTGCTGAGTAAACACAGTATTTGATAATGTTTGATATTCATATTGGTCTTTATAAACACAATGAGCTCTAACTCCAATTGAAAaattgtttattattattttttcttgtatttccaGAAAAAGGTGTGTATATGGAAGTTAAATTGTGaagctggagctgtgttttcATCTCCTTGTCTAAGTTCTTTTCCACATCATCTCTATGTTGCTACACTAGGAGGACTATTTTTGGCTATTAACCCAGTATGTACCTTTGCTTATGTGTCTTCCATCCTGATCTCAAGTTTAAATGAAACCAAATGCATTTCTGAAGTTAAGATTGCTATTCTAATGAAAGGGAAGATGATCATATGTtaccatgaaatatttttcacttagTGGCATTATAATGATATACAAGGCTGCCATAATACTTCCCATACTTCATAAATCTGTCTGGTGATAAGGAGGACTGAAGTGTCTTGCTTGAATTCACAGGCTGATCATAGGCCAAAGTTGCAGACAGTTACTTGTCATTCCCATATCAGTAAAACCAGTGAGCAAGTCTATAGATTTATTTCCTGCCCCCTCCTCCTTTGACAGTaggattggaaaaaaaatatactgaaatcagaaaagaaTGCAGAAAGAAGCCTCTTCATTCTTCTTACTGTTTCCCTCCCCATATTTAAGAGCTTTCCTTTTAATCTCTGTATGCAGTTCTGTTCTTTGCACTGGGGAAATGGCATTCTTGATAGATGTACAACAATTTCATGGTTTTCTCAGGCATTGGTGTCTTACAGCTGGTCCTTCCTGATAAAAGGAACAGGGACTTGAAGCAACTGTTAATGTTTTTGTACTCACACAACACAGGGCATCAATCCTAATCACCTTTGCCTTCCACCCACTACTGTCCTCAGTAACAACCAGTCTATCATTAGAAAATGAGTGCATGGTTTTGCAGCAAGAGTGGGCTGTGcttaagaaaagatttttttagattCTGTAATCCACAGTAGCAGGTAGTTGAGAAATCCACCTACAAATGAGTCTGCAccttcttatttttattaataatccTAATTCGTGGGAAATGTGCAGGATACAGTAGGAATACCTTGTGACAGTCCTAACAGTGAGTTGCAACATGTCCTAGAGTATCAATATGACTTGATTCCAAGGTATCTCTGCTTCACTGGTCCATGTCACATACTGAGCTGCtgggaatgaaataaaaaactgaaTCGGGCATTTATTAAAACTACTCCTAATACACTATTAATTATCATTATTACTTTGCCTAGGGTgaggaagaaaataagtttttgattacattttagttttgtatgggttttgtttttgttgttcttttggtttgagggtttggctttttttttttccacactacATAAGGGCTGGGTCAGGCAGTGATGGAAGGGttgttttgtgctgtttcttACAGTTTTGTTAAGCATCAGATATTCCATGCTGCCACTTACAGGTAATGGGGAGTAAGATTTGGAAAAGCAACCTTGGAAAACcactcttctcctctcctcactGCAATGAGAACTACGTCTGTGTTGGATGTGTTGATGGAAACTTATATTGTTACACACATTCTGGAGAAAAGGTAAAAAcgttgttgggttttttatgtcCATCACAAAACTCTGAATAAGATACTTTTTAGGACTGTTTTCTGAGGTTTAATAATTGACATATACCTTTTTGTGAACCAAATAGAAGGCCTTTTATTAGAAAGGAGAAAGTAGAACTGTTTGGCTAGGGTAGTCCATGCAGTTCATGGCAAAATCACAAGCTCAAGGTGCCTGATGCAGGAAGAGAATTTCTAGTTCAGACCTTAAACCCAAAGTAAATTGTCAAGTGTAGTGCcagcaaatgaaattatttcatttgaagCTTTTCCATCATGTTTAAGGTATCTCTTACGTAAGATGGTGGTTATTCAGAAGTAAAGGTTTCTTagaatttttattcatttatcaAAAAACTGCCAAATCATACTTCTGGTGAAATATGTGTCAGCCTGCACATTGAATTAaatgacagtattttttttatctcctcAGAGATAAATGTAGTTTGTATCTGGTGTTAAAACAACTGACACCATTCATTTGTTGGCCTGAGATGCAGTGTACATGGCAATTTTTAAGCCTTTTCTGATTATAAAGTACGTGTTAGTCCATCTGTGCACTGCTCTCTGCTTGCAGCAGTGTTGCAGAACAGATACTCTCTCGAGGAGGGATCTGCACATTGTTAGCATAAGCAGAGGAAATCTGTATTACAAAAGGAATATCTGCCTTTCTGGCAAAGAATGGCATATTAACAGGATTCTTGATGTTCATTACTAATTGTACAACAGCCCAAGAATATTCTTTTCCCAAACTGGCCATTTTTACGTGGGCCTTACTGAAGGTCCTAACCTCTTCCACATCTATTTTATGAGACTTATTGCTTACTCTCTGTGTAAAGCATAACTTATAATTTGACAAGGATTTACCAGCCCTCACTCAAATCTAATATTCTTTTGACATGAAATGCTCTTCTATCAACAGCAAGgctattaaaaaattacagttgCTGTAAAACTGATAATGTAAGAAACCTTTGATAATGGGTGGTTGTGTTCTTTCTGTAGGTTTGGCAATTTTCCACTAATGG encodes:
- the AASDH gene encoding beta-alanine-activating enzyme isoform X3 yields the protein MMLQELVARAAGLHSARAAVCFDECSGKPPAFYTYGTVLELALELTAFLQKHCDHQGTWGIGLYCYPGINLPSWILGILQVPAAYSPIDPDAPPTISTYFMKKSNLQYILVENDKVNKFQMSHAGCFSHNSSAIEHIGLTLFQMNSSNIDFSSEVDNMKSKCEPSKGVVNSQPGYTVCPDQTEIKSSEAGYMDAGQKGTLAYVLHTSGTTGIPKIVRVPHKCIVPNIQHLKSIFEITQDDVLFLASPLTFDPSVVELFIALTSGASILVVPNTIKMMPVELSAALFHRHHVTVLQATPTLFRQFGAHIIKSRVLSANTSLRVLALGGEAFPVLSLLKSWKHKENKTSIFNLYGITEVSSWATCYKIPEEVFSADFRTDFPIPLGSPLLGTKLEVRDANGSAVLEGEGQIFIGGEERICFLDDEITVPLGTMRETGDFVRVKNAKLFFLGRKDSQIKRHGKRFSIEYVQQVAEDLCQVEACAVTWYQQEKLILFVLPKDDFEERETLKELQKHLPAYAVPDEIVVIKALPLTSHGKVDISELNKIYQNHLNSRRRDSKLSDAEELWERLLYLWKVDLQVLPESGISCGVGLEEVNVEYLFVCAGPFHIDVYEVISQGIGCVLDPLWTTEVGLQNQRSVLGLPCDYTGISKNAVFLYSGGDSLKALRFYEEIEMLVGKALPGLLEVILSHSIEEVYRHILKVLFPDEEQLMNPDNAVKRKLRGNSGEEFLGKYIKLTSERDLEIASGLIPFIALNRGNHFFSMNFTKSSMQSENAVQIGVEPLQQPSFLPSKTSDVMKSHEQGSELENRILTLENKANKNDHSSVQQIHAECNNSSVAEVALCVRWKSNTRKCVDASPLVIIPAKEEVSVYVGSHSHAMQAIDLELGEIKWEKTLGDRIESSACVSKCGNFIVVGCYDGLVYVLQSRDGEIHWTFATEDTVKSSAVVDPSSGLVYIGSHDQHVYALDIYKKVMGSKIWKSNLGKPLFSSPHCNENYVCVGCVDGNLYCYTHSGEKVWQFSTNGPVFSSPCLSSLTEQEIFFGSHDCFIYCCNMEGNLLWKFEATSSVYGTPFVFQSDDLNNKILLAAVSTDGKVWILNAKSGTAEGVDKLPGEVFSSPVVWGTKLVVGCRNDYVYCLDLYIAGKNNS